A section of the Platichthys flesus chromosome 22, fPlaFle2.1, whole genome shotgun sequence genome encodes:
- the LOC133933887 gene encoding histone H2A-like translates to MSGRGKTGGKARAKAKTRSSRAGLQFPVGRVHRLLRKGNYAHRVGAGAPVYLAAVLEYLTAEILELAGNAARDNKKSRIIPRHLQLAVRNDEELNKLLGGVTIAQGGVLPNIQAVLLPKKTEKAPKSK, encoded by the coding sequence ATGTCAGGCAGAGGCAAAACCGGCGGAAAGGCCAGAGCGAAGGCAAAGACTCGCTCTTCCCGCGCtgggctccagttccccgtcggtcgtgttcacagactgctgcgtaaaggcaactacgcacatcgcgttggtgccggcgcccccgtctacctggcggctgtgctggagtacctcaccgctgagatcctggagctggctggaaacgccgcccgcgacaacaagaagagccgaatcatcccccgccacctgcagctggccgtccgcaacgacgaggagctcaacaaactcctgggcggagtgaccatcgctcagggcggcgtgctgcccaacatccaggctgttcttctgcccaagaagaccgagaaggcccccaagtccaagtaa
- the LOC133933464 gene encoding histone H4-like isoform X4: MTNMSGRGKGGKGLGKGGAKRHRKVLRDNIQGITKPAIRRLARRGGVKRISGLIYEETRGVLKVFLENVIRDAVTYTEHAKRKTVTAMDVVYALKRQGRTLYGFGG; this comes from the exons atgacaaac atgtctggacgaggaaagggaggaaaggggctcggtaaaggaggcgcaaagcgtcaccgcaaagttctccgtgataacatccagggaattaccaagcccgccatccgccgcctggctcgccgtggcggagtgaagcgtatctccggtctgatctacgaggagacccgcggcgtgttgaaggttttcctggagaacgtgatccgcgatgctgtcacctacaccgagcacgccaagaggaagaccgtcaccgccatggacgtggtgtatgctctgaagagacaggGCCGCACTCTCTACGGCTTCGGCGGATAA
- the LOC133933464 gene encoding histone H4-like isoform X2: protein MSISMSGRGKGGKGLGKGGAKRHRKVLRDNIQGITKPAIRRLARRGGVKRISGLIYEETRGVLKVFLENVIRDAVTYTEHAKRKTVTAMDVVYALKRQGRTLYGFGG from the exons atgtccatatct atgtctggacgaggaaagggaggaaaggggctcggtaaaggaggcgcaaagcgtcaccgcaaagttctccgtgataacatccagggaattaccaagcccgccatccgccgcctggctcgccgtggcggagtgaagcgtatctccggtctgatctacgaggagacccgcggcgtgttgaaggttttcctggagaacgtgatccgcgatgctgtcacctacaccgagcacgccaagaggaagaccgtcaccgccatggacgtggtgtatgctctgaagagacaggGCCGCACTCTCTACGGCTTCGGCGGATAA